A genome region from Candidatus Binatia bacterium includes the following:
- a CDS encoding DUF5615 family PIN-like protein, with the protein MRFLVDNALSPEVANGLRQAGHDAVHVGEYGMARSDDGDIFERAAAEDRIVVSADTNFGALLALRQEENHRSSSSAGPGKRRPDAQVKLLLANVPNVKESLENGAVVVLEDARVRVRPLPIGE; encoded by the coding sequence TTGAGATTCTTGGTCGACAACGCGTTGTCGCCGGAAGTTGCAAACGGCTTACGCCAGGCGGGGCACGATGCCGTCCACGTGGGGGAGTACGGTATGGCGCGCTCGGATGACGGCGACATCTTCGAGCGTGCCGCGGCGGAGGATCGGATCGTGGTATCGGCGGACACCAACTTTGGCGCGCTGCTCGCGCTGCGACAGGAGGAGAACCATCGGTCATCCTCTTCCGCCGGGCCGGGCAAACGCCGCCCCGATGCGCAAGTGAAACTGCTGCTGGCGAACGTGCCGAACGTGAAGGAGTCGTTGGAGAATGGGGCGGTAGTGGTTTTGGAGGATGCGCGCGTCCGCGTTCGGCCGCTGCCGATTGGAGAATAA